The following DNA comes from Paraburkholderia phytofirmans PsJN.
GCGGCGCTCGCCTGCTTCGAGCCGGAAACGATCGCGATCTACGAAGCGCGGCGCCAGGAATTCAAGCGTCGCCGCGACTTCATCGCGCCGGCTCTGGAATCGCTCGGTTTCTCCGTGCCGGTGATGCCCGACGGCGCTTTCTACGTGTACGCCGATTGCCGCACGGTTGCGCATTCCGCGGCCGGCGACAGCGCGGCGCTTACCAAGGCGATGCTCCACGACGCGGGCGTGGTGCTGGTGCCGGGCATGGATTTCGGCACGCATGCGCCGAAGGACTACATCCGGCTGTCGTACGCGACCGCCTATCCGAAGCTGGAAGAGGCCGTCGACCGGCTGGCGAAATTGTTCGGCAAAGCCTGAGCGAAGCAGCTCACTCTCAGTCGCCAGACGAAAAAAAGGACACGCCAGATGGGTGTCCTTTTTTGTTGCCGCTCCTGCATGGAGCCGCAAGTCTACGCTTCCAACCTCAAGCGCCTAGCTCAGACGCCGACGCCACATGCTTCGTCGCGTTGGCGCTCGCATCGTCCTGCTCGGCGGAAACCGGCGCCTTGACCGGTGTCGCCGCGCTCAACTGATGACTGCCCTCGAGCGTCACCTGCACGCGCTTGCCATTGCTGCTGGCGGGCGCAGCCGTGTTGGTCGACGCCGTCAAAACCGGCGCCTGCGGTGCGTTGATCGGCACCTTGCGGCCACGCGCCACGTCACGCAGACGGGCACGCTCGGCCATGACCTTGGCGCCGTAGCCGCCGTCGTCCGGCGAGGTCGAGCCGACGTACAGACGCAAACCGCCCGGCAGCGAGCCGCCACGTGCGATGCAATCCTTCAGCACCAGCGCGCCCACCTTGATGTTCGCGACCGGTTCGAGCGCCGCGCTCTGACCGCCGAAATACTGGAACTTGTCCGAGTGCACCTTGGACATCACCTGCATCAGGCCTTGTGCGCCGACGCCGCTCTCGGCGTACGGGTTGAAGCCCGACTCGATTGCCATTACTGAAAGCAACAGCAACGGATCGAGACCGACTTCGCGGCCGGTGTCGAACGCCGCCTTCACGAGCTCGCTAACGGGCTCCTGAGCGACGCGATAGCGCCGTGCCAGAAATGACGCAACCAGGTCCTGCTCGCGGGTCGAGATCAGGACGCGGTCGTCGCGTGCGTCGGCGGATACGCGTTGCGACGGGATCAGGCTCGCCAGCGCGGTAACGCTTTGCATGGTGCGCGGGTCGAGGCCGTTCAGCGCTGCGACGCCCATGCCGGTCGAGCCGGCTGTGTCGAATGCGTTGTCAAAGCCGGAGTTGCCCGCGGTGACAGTGTTGCCGTTGTTCGTGCCGCTCACGGCATCGGGGCCGTTCGTGTTGGCGGTCAGCGAGTCGTCCGAGGACGCGCGCGCGGGCGGTCCGAAAGCCGGCAGCGGGTTG
Coding sequences within:
- a CDS encoding transglycosylase SLT domain-containing protein, with translation MNAWLSWRPDERIAQVVRGALRRGTRMSHHLFSIVGGIAVVLTVALWLMPALRGTLAAKLMPVISAAVQAGPARLLQGNPLPAFGPPARASSDDSLTANTNGPDAVSGTNNGNTVTAGNSGFDNAFDTAGSTGMGVAALNGLDPRTMQSVTALASLIPSQRVSADARDDRVLISTREQDLVASFLARRYRVAQEPVSELVKAAFDTGREVGLDPLLLLSVMAIESGFNPYAESGVGAQGLMQVMSKVHSDKFQYFGGQSAALEPVANIKVGALVLKDCIARGGSLPGGLRLYVGSTSPDDGGYGAKVMAERARLRDVARGRKVPINAPQAPVLTASTNTAAPASSNGKRVQVTLEGSHQLSAATPVKAPVSAEQDDASANATKHVASASELGA